A window of Pullulanibacillus sp. KACC 23026 genomic DNA:
AATGGAACGAAGCTTTCCGAACTCAGAGGCGTCCTTCAATCCAATAACAAACCCTAGAAGCTTTCGCGGTCCAAAAGGAACAATGACCCTCATTCCCGCTTCTAGCAAATCTGACCATTCATCTGGGACAAGATAATCAAAGGGCTTGTCCGTTTGATTGGCAGGAACGTCCACGATGACTTCAGCAATCATGCTTCTTCCCTCTGGTTCAAAAGACGGGCAAGGGCTTTGCATACTTCATAGGCGACGTCATCCTTTGTTCTTTGGGAAACAAGCTCTGAGGTCCCATTTTTGAAGAAAATCGTCACTTCATTTTCGTCAGAGTGAAACCCGATGCCCGATTGGCTGACGTCATTCGCCACAACCGCATCAAGATTCTTTTTGGCTATTTTGGCTAAAGCATTGGTCATAAGATCATTTGTCTCAGCAGCAAATCCAATTAAAACTTGATTTGTTTTTTTGCGCTCTCCCAAGGATTTAAGAATATCAGGATTTTCGACGAGTTCAATCGACCAGTCCGTACTCTCTGCCGTTTTTTTGTATTTTTTCTCCAAGACCTGCTTAGGGCGATAATCGGCGACCGCCGCGGATTTAATAACCGCATCGCAGGCTGCAAACCGTGAATTCGCGGCTTCATACATGTCGGCCGTTGTCACGACTGGAACGAACTCATCAACAGCTGGTGCCTTCAAATCAGTCGGACCGGCTATCAAGGTCACATGCGCCCCTAAGCGCTTAGCCGCTTTTGCGAGTGCATAACCCATTTTTCCGGAAGAGTAATTCGTTATGTAACGCACGGGATCGATAGGCTCGCGTGTTGGACCCGCTGTAATCATTATGCGTTTCCCTCGTAAAAGAGGCGGGTGCTCCTTTGAAAAAAAGTAGTCTTCCATTGATGAAAATAAATCTTCAGGTTCAGGGAGCCGGCCTTTTCCAATCCAACCGCAAGCAAGAAGACCTTCACCCGGCTCAAACACTTCATAACCGAAGGACTTCAAGCGGTTCAGATTGTCCCGTACAGCAGGATGGTCATACATGTTCACATTCATGGCAGGTGCCACCCAAACAGGTGCTTTGGAGGCTAGAATCGTCGTTGTCACCATATCATCAGCTTGTCCGCTTGCTAATTTTGCAATGATATTGGCCGTTGCCGGCGCCACAAGGATTAGATCAGCTTTATCAGCCAGATCAATGTGAGCGATTTGATGAGGAACTTTCTCTGTAAAAGTATCGTCGTAAACCGGATTTCGGGATAAGGCTTGAAAGGTTTGCACCCCGACAAACTCTTTAGCAGCTGATGTCATCAGCACATGAACCGACGCTCCGGCTTTTGTCAGCATGCTTGTTAATGCCGCTGCTTTAAAGGCTGCAATTCCTCCAGCAACCGCTAAAAGGATGGTTTTTCCTCTCATTCTTACACGTCCTTTCTAAGTGAAAACACGTTTTTTTACATGAGTCCTTAAATTTAATGACAGAATTTAGCTGCCCGCCCCCAACCACTGATTAGAAACGTCCTGGTTAAAAGAGCGTAATCGGATGTCCCATTTCTAATTAAAGTGAAAGCAACAACCTCATTTGGTTGTTGCTCAAGTTGGTTCGGGCGACGGTCATCAACCTGTCTATCAGTTTAGCTTTGCGACTATCGATTCATCCATTATTAAGAGTGTTTAATGGTAATAGCCTCTTCACGGATTTCCTCTAGCGCTTTTCCTACTGGCTTATCCGAGAATGGACGCGGGATGAGAACATCGCCTTCTTGCTGAATTTGTCTTGCTCTTTTTGATGAAAGCGTCACAAGTGT
This region includes:
- the coaBC gene encoding bifunctional phosphopantothenoylcysteine decarboxylase/phosphopantothenate--cysteine ligase CoaBC yields the protein MRGKTILLAVAGGIAAFKAAALTSMLTKAGASVHVLMTSAAKEFVGVQTFQALSRNPVYDDTFTEKVPHQIAHIDLADKADLILVAPATANIIAKLASGQADDMVTTTILASKAPVWVAPAMNVNMYDHPAVRDNLNRLKSFGYEVFEPGEGLLACGWIGKGRLPEPEDLFSSMEDYFFSKEHPPLLRGKRIMITAGPTREPIDPVRYITNYSSGKMGYALAKAAKRLGAHVTLIAGPTDLKAPAVDEFVPVVTTADMYEAANSRFAACDAVIKSAAVADYRPKQVLEKKYKKTAESTDWSIELVENPDILKSLGERKKTNQVLIGFAAETNDLMTNALAKIAKKNLDAVVANDVSQSGIGFHSDENEVTIFFKNGTSELVSQRTKDDVAYEVCKALARLLNQREEA
- the rpoZ gene encoding DNA-directed RNA polymerase subunit omega; the encoded protein is MLYPSIDSLLEKVNSKYTLVTLSSKRARQIQQEGDVLIPRPFSDKPVGKALEEIREEAITIKHS